A region of Alosa alosa isolate M-15738 ecotype Scorff River chromosome 17, AALO_Geno_1.1, whole genome shotgun sequence DNA encodes the following proteins:
- the dusp12 gene encoding dual specificity protein phosphatase 12 — protein sequence MILVESGLYIGAASDLKDLTKLSSQGITHVLTVDSEQVALPSSQFITKYVRALDDSTTDLLSKFDECVQFIDVGKEPSCSVLVHCHAGQSRSAAVVTAYLMKTHKITLEQAQSKLIQVKPDVKINENFLDQLTLFESFGYVVDISSPQYKQFRLKNLTERYSDLKDLPKEVFAADPGQSQNTEISYRCRKCRRTLFCGSSILSHEVGNGPNAFPHKKTAGPGSGHHASCTSYFIEPVRWMEDALLGVMDGQLLCPKCTSKLGSFNWYGEQCSCGRWVTPAFQIHKNRVDEIKHINIPALK from the exons ATGATTTTGGTTGAATCTGGTCTTTACATTGGGGCTGCCTCGGACCTCAAAGACCTCACAAAATTATCAAGTCAGGGTATCACTCATGTTCTCACTGTGGATTCGGAACAAGTAGCTCTACCGTCGTCTCAGTTCATCACCAAATATGTTCGGGCCCTTGACGATTCGACCACTGATCTCCTGAGTAAATTCGACGAGTGCGTTCAATTTATCGACGTTGGGAAGGAACCCTCGTGTTCAGTACTTGTTCACTG TCATGCAGGCCAAAGTAGGAGTGCTGCGGTGGTGACAGCATACCTCATGAAAACTCACAAGATTACTCTTGAACAAGCTCAAAGTAAACTCATTCAGGTTAAACCTGATGTGAA GATAAACGAGAATTTTCTGGATCAGTTAACATTGTTCGAGTCGTTTGGATACGTAGTGGACATCTCCTCGCCACAGTACAAACAGTTCAGATTAAAAAACCTGACGGAACGGTACTCAG ATCTGAAAGATTTGCCAAAAGAGGTCTTTGCTGCAGATCCTGGACAAAGCCAAAACACAGAGATTTCCTACAGATGTAGAAAGTGCAG GCGCACACTCTTCTGTGGTTCCAGTATCCTCAGCCATGAGGTGGGTAACGGCCCAAATGCCTTTCCCCACAAGAAGACTGCAGGCCCTGGCTCTGGACACCACGCAAGCTGCACCTCCTACTTTATTGAACCAGTGCGGTGGATGGAGGACGCCCTGCTGGGAGTCATGGATGGGCAG CTCCTATGTCCGAAGTGCACCTCCAAGCTGGGCTCCTTCAACTGGTATGGGGAGCAGTGTTCCTGTGGCCGCTGGGTGACTCCTGCCTTCCAGATACACAAGAACAGAGTGGACGAAATCAAGCACATCAACATACCTGCTCTTAAGTGA